Within Cucumis melo cultivar AY chromosome 4, USDA_Cmelo_AY_1.0, whole genome shotgun sequence, the genomic segment ATTCAAACTTATAATTTCCCCAAGTTATTTTAATCACCAATAACATGTTAAGTCAATATATATTACTTCTCATtagttataatttataataaatccaaactttcaaatttttaacaAATTGTGAACTAAAACACatctaagaaaagaaaaagaaaaagaaaaagaaaaagaaaaagaaaaagaaaaagagaaagaagtcATCCAACTCATATTTGtgggaaaataaaataatgaaagagACGATTAGGGGTTGTTTAATTGATTATAATAGTAAAGTTTTGTATTTGAGGAGTGGTTAGAGAGGAGCCATGGATTTGGGCAAccaaattatttatataatgtTAAAAGGTATGGTGTTCTGCATTGTCTTCTTCAACCTTGGAGACCAGACATTAATCTACTCCACACcattaattaaatcaaactaAAACCTAAACAATAATCTCCACATTCGACATCATGTTAATGggtataatttatatttattcaTCCAACAAACCTTTTTATATTTACTAATATATATTGTTTATGACTTAACAAATCATTATTTCTTTGTCCCCCCATCAAACAATTATTTATCTATTAATTAGTACGGTACATCTTTATCATATCACATTATAGTTATCGTATTTAATGAGTGTCATTTATTTCAAGTAGCAATACCAATACATATAATGTATAGATTCTTTAAACAAATTTAGAGGATATTTTCTCCTTTTTATGAAATGCAATTTGGAAGtgaattttctttctttcttttagtaAAATTTCAATAGTAATCTGTACAATGTAgtcaaaattacatctaaccattgttctttattaattttttttttaaaatttatgatttGAATCATTTGATATCTTATTAAGGTTCCAATTTTAGTACAGTACTTGAAAGATTTAAAATGTACTGAATTGAAATGTGTTATAAATGTTGAGGATTTAAtggtatgtttttttttttaaaaaaaaaataggactAATTAATAAACTGATTTGTGTTATTCAAACCACacaaatgaaatttaaaaaaaaaaattaattaaaccaaagtaattttaaaatttgaaggagtttcaaattttgaagattgttgtattatatatatgCATGTCACATGCAATTAAATTAGATGAAGACACGTATAGAACTATATTTTTACTTTTAgccatatagatatatataattCGAAAATGTGCAACCCATTAGCATAACATATAATATTATATCTAATTCATAACTATGCAAATATTTAGATCTAATCCAACTCCAACAAAAACTAATGGTGGTGAAATTGagacaacttttttttttttaatatttaaatagtAAGTTTAAAATAATATGACTTTTTCTATAATATGCACTTgtgaaagtaaaaaaaatctagtgtttgaaaaaatatatatgcaaAAACAAAAGTGCTTTTATAGAATTGTATTCGAGACTTTTTAATTAAGAAgagataattaaatttaaaaaggtGAATTTAAACTGAGGGCtgtaaggaaaataatatatttcttgATTAGTAATTAAGATCATCTTTTTGTGaggtaaatttattttaaaatataaataaatataaaaaaaaaaaaaaacgtacttaaaatatttataaatataataaaattttatataatgTATCTAATATATTGATATTATTAACTTATACATGTCTATCCatcaatattattaataaacattAATAGAAATATACATTGATATATGTTTAAGCGTAAAAACTAGGATGGTTATTTAAGAAGGGGTAAAAGAAAGTGAGATGATAATTGAGAAAAGTCAGAAGTGGTTTTGGGTTGTTTAGGAAGCAGATGATGACCAAACATATATCCAACAATCTTTGGGCCTCTGATTACATTATTCACACGGGTTTTAACTACTTTTCTCTTTATCTTATTATAAGTTGGATTTAATGCTCTCAAATTTTGTACAAAGATGAAATAAGGAAAGTTAACCATTGCATGTAATTGAGATTTGTATTTATTAGACATCATACGTCAATATGGATGGTATATGATTAATTCTATTTTGATAATATTATTAATCAAAATTATTCCTTAATTATTTTTCtgttcaaaaaaaaataattcctCCATCCGATCTCTCCTACTTTCCAATCTCTGTCTCCGTCCATTCTTAATATACAACAATTATCGACCATACCTGACaagaaatatataatataactaCATGTGTTATTGCTTAcgtattattttaaatatacaaGTGTATATATAGACCACAACACATaactattttaaatatatggtggtatataataataataaaacaaatatgCATTTGAAGGAATCGTTGAAAATACAATCAAAATATACTGCAATTTTGTCCATACAcgataataaataatataaatatacgTGTCGGTGCTAATGTAATATTCATATTGATCAAGGCACGTAATTATAATAGATTTGCAGTGGTGTATAATAATAACTACACAGTACTATTTAAATAAGGAAGAGAAAATTCGTTGATTATATACTGTATACTATACTTCACAATTTAAAAAGCAAAATTAATAACATGAAAAAATTAGTCGAAGGAATGACCGGAATATGCATCCACTGTACTTTTTATTTATCGAAAACTTTAACGAAAAATCAAACCAGAACTATGTAGGGCAAAATTTACATGAACATGAAGGAGAAAGAAACTTGAAATAAAGAAATATGTACTCACCGAGTATACTTGAAGAATATGagcaaaataagaaaaataagatAGAGAGATAGATTGGAAAGATAGGATGGCTAAGCCAATCGATGAAAGACGTCAAAAAGATGGAAGAAGAAGGTGAAATTAGGATGCCAgatgaaattaaataaagataaattcattcattttgtagaaattatttaatatattattaccATATTTGACTCAATTTTCTACCATATTAAATTTGGATCTATATTAAATGATATCCtattattaaataaaagtaaaaatctAGATTATTTATTACATTAATCAGGTAAGTtataaaatagataataaaaatgatatcaTATAAAAATGGTAttgtattatatattttttcgaaaataaatattattcaTAATTGATGTGAATGATAAAATGATCATTAAAATCATGAAAtctaaattaagaaaataaatgaaaatttgagaCATTTGTGTAAAATCATGTATAAAGTATTTGTTTtctctaaatattttttaatcatGCCCATATTCACTTTTGATGCATTACTTCGATTCacttgttgttgttattattcttAGCCATAGTAGGAGGTTTAAATCTCTatgttagttttaaaattttttatattattctaTTTTGGATTCTCAACTTTCAAAACGTTTGTTTTAGTctttgaactaaaaaaaaacatattttaatctTTATTGTTAAGATTTGGTTAACTCTGGAACCAAAAGAACAATGAGTAATTTCTATATTTGGATTACTATGTTGTCAAATAAGATaatcaattttaataatttagagttttaatttttaattaaaggtTAGATGATAAATTGCTAATTTATTGAAGAATTCAAAAgtggttttcaaaattttgatcacTAATGTTTTGGAACTTTTCTCCACTTATATGGTACATGCATTTCATCCacatatattaatattttcagTGCCTCAAGTTTGACATAATTTGTGATTCATTAagctattttttttctttcctcctaattctttttctctttctttcttttcaggGTTTTGTGATCcattatgtaaatatttttttgtaattttatagAGTTCATTTTATACCTGCgttataattgttttatttgaacTTGCCATTGATGTTAATATCAATATGTCAgtcctattttattttttaattctacTCAATGTCCTCCTCCTAATTTGCTTCAAGATTtcaatttgaaacaaaaaaaagtgtgaAGTCGGGAGGGGGGATGTGAGAGATTTAAGTTTTGGAGAGAAaaaagtttagattttatttgattcaagtGTGTTGATAATGTTCCTATGTTGGCATAAAAagatttatagaataaattattaACAAGATTTCTCGGTTATTTATCAACTTAAATAATATGACGAGTTTAGATTCTAATCATATAAATATAGAATCACATTATCATTTCGCTAAAGTGTTAACAAAATTCTTATAGTACATGATTAAAGTAAGTTTTTTTTCGAAAGTTAGAAACTAAAACAAacgtttttaaaagtttatgaaCCAAAATAGAACGAGATACAAAGTATAAAGACCAAAATATGATAATTttaacattaatattattattatggtAAGATGTACTTTTTGGTCCATAAAATTTAAAGTCGATGCTTATTTAGTTTTAAAAGGTGCACTTTTAGTCTTCATGTTTGCATAATAGTCGTAAATGATTTGTGAATTAATTTTTAACTAATAAAATGTTGACTAGAATGTTAATATTGACATAGATGGGACCTCATTTAACTATCGGGCAAAATCATTTGATTGGttggtaaataatttaaaattaaaaatggtttaaatattaaattattcttaaatgggaaactttcataaatttaataaaacaccaaactattttttttctttctatcgtctttattctttttctctttttttttttttaacaaattatcgtttagagaacgattgtgtactaaaagaattaaaaaaatcgtgtaccaaattttgaaaaaataatggTTTATTAACAAATCTAAatttaaatgtaacaaaatttaaacgtaaccagaTTAAACAATTGTAGATcgcgtaccaaacaataacctaGACGATCGTAAAGGCGGAGTGGTcgacgagacattttttgtattttatatatTGGACTTCTgtacttttttcgtttttgaaattgttaaatgtaaatattttgtcattttattatattttcaaaagaCTCGTCCTCAAAATTCCTCCTATTTCTTCTCCCACgattttttatgttatttttcttttcttttcattttttggaTTTCTTATCCCTAAATTATCATTTgctaattaaagaaaatatcgTCAGCCACCGATTTCTTACCTTATTCTTCTACACTATTAATTTTCCGGTAATTAAAAATGGGTTTGAAACATTCCGCatttacaactttttttttttcaaattatttatcttttatttgattttaggatTTGAATaggaattaaaaaaatacattttcgtaacaaaaaaaaaaaaaaaccaaacggTGAAAGGAAAATTTCAAGGGGTACATTGTACCCGTATAAGATAGGAATGGGCATGATACATCCAAAAGTCGAGTTCATTTTCAAAACCAATACCCGTTTGctctaattattattatttgtttagtTGAAATTTAAGTTTGATATGTTTTCGTATAATTTGAATATACAACTACAAAATCACTAGAGAAAATGGTAGGGAaaatattctttctttctttttctctggATGTGGTTTGTGTGatctatttttgttttaaactctcgttaattaatttgaatattgTGATGTTAGTGAATACAAATATTGTAAGCTAATTTCACAAATAAAAGTTATGTAGAATGATGGTGTGTGATTAATCTAATTATCACTAATTAAAActtacaaattttaattaaaggATTAATGCTAATATCATATTTCTTTAAATCCTATGAATTATATGTCAAATATATGCTTTTATAATTCACTGGATATCatgaaaaaattatttggaATGATTTCTTGAATGAAAAACAACTCTAAAGTGTAAATTGCAATATTGTTTAAAAACAATGAAAAACAACACTTTTACTGTCTAATACTGCGAAAGAATATAATTAAAACGAAAAAAgtattatataataattattttaaagggAATTACAAgtgaaattgaaaatgaaattcAACAATTTCAAATTGTGACAACTTTTAATAAtaccaataataataaattgaatGGACATTATTCCTTCCCCTCCTTTCAAGCTTTCTTGTGTTTAAGCCATGTTTTTTGTCCAATCGTAATTTATCAAtgataatttagaaaatgaatttccttctctctctttttatgTTTGTTATTATTTACTCGTGTTTTATAACTATCATGAAATATCTAAGACCGACGAACATAATTCAATCGTTGAGGAGAGGGTTACTCAATTATGTTGAAGACAAAGCatcttttataaataaatttccTTGTTTATCTTTTTGTTTAGTTAccatgttttaattaattagaattataaaaaaaaaaggcattATAGAACTCATCTAAGTTTCGCTTACTTTTGGTTTTTCCTACGAAATAAACAATGGGTATGATTATTTGTCGAAATTATTACCTTTTTAATCTTCAAGTTTTAAAGAATATTAAGGTTTGGTCTCTAAGTTTCTAAAAATGTATCTTTTTAGttctaaatttataaaaataagtCTTTTTGGTTTAAGTTTTCAAGAGGTACTTTTTTGTCATTGAGTTCTTAAAAATTGGTTTAAAAAGTCcttgaaatatatatttgtttgttttttttaaaataattatataatattaattaaaaaaataattttagaaagGATTgtgatttttagaaaaatgaactgtcatataattatttaaaataaaagtaaaaggttttttaaacctattttataaaatttaagaattaaaaatatatattttgaaagcGCACATCAAATAAGTCTATTCTTACGTATGTATAACttaaaaatatacttttttttcaaatttaaagaaCAAATATACATATTCTTCAAAACATAGGAGAGGAAAAGTGCTTTCTTTTCTAAAGACTGCACCAATTTGTAAACATAGTTTGAAGATCACATCCTTTTACATCACTACGATTAAGGTATAAAAGACCATAACCCTATAAATATTTCACATCAACTAAACATAAGCATCCAAGCTTTATTTAACAACTACTTAGGCTATGTTTAActatctctctctttctctctctctttttctttttcagttttagtttttaagggtgcgtttgggggagggaaagagttatgggggaaaaggattataataatcctagaattatgataatcctagtgttgtgataatatgtgtttgggggaaagaatataaaaggtagtattataatagtatgtgtttgggggagagattatgatagtagtgttatagtaatatgtgtttgggggaaggattatgattatagtaatttaaaaaataataatagaatttagattgggttatttaggtagggttgtaagaaagtaaaaataggataagatagggttatttagggattagaattatttatcatattccttgggccaaacacggtttggcccaatttcctaatccttttccctctaaaaccccaccccaaacacgCCCTAAAAATTAAGTCtctctttttaattttgtttacaataatttgtatttttttaagcacaatggttgaattcaaaccaaattccaaaactaaaaacaaattttaaaaactactttatttttttagtttttaaaatgtgacttggtttttaaaattatccgtaaaaagtagataacaaTGAAAGGAATTTGAAGGTGTGAGTAGTATTTATAGACTTAATTTTgaaaagcaaaaacaaaaaaccaaataCCTACGAAATGAGACCATAGATTTTTAGTCTTTGAACGTAAGATTATAAATACtatttttatctttattatGTACTTGGCAGTCTAAAAATcaagcaaaattttaaaacttaaaaagtaagtaatttttaacaatttcttttattaGTCTCGAGATTGTAGTTAGTAATTTTTCTAACTCAAACAACTTGACAGAGATTTAGAGACCCTATGGAATAAAGATTATCTATGACTACGATAATTAGTTTTTACTAGTAAATGCTATTTAAAAGTCTCTAATTAGCTGcaataaacattattttaaaatttccaATTTACTACTATATTTACTATTTGacaatcattattttttttttttaattttttgttacaGTGTTTACTATTTACTTATTAAATTAAGataacacatactattataacccaaactaaaataatctatacGATCTATACCCTAAACACAAACTATTCTAATCAAACTACAATAACCTCGAACTATAATGACTCACTTCTTGTCCTAAACATCTGTTAAACATTCAACTTACGTTAAGATAGTTTTAACTAGGTTACTTAAACTATGTTCAATAATTTTAAATCAACGATCAATTGATTAACGGTCATTCGTCAATGATTAATTACGAGGCAGTTGGCTGGAAAGTCTATATTAAACCTCACCTAACCTTCAAACCCCTAATTTttccaactaaaaattaaaaggttaattataaataaaatctcAGCAGCAACAAAGTCCAAATTTTTGGCAAAAGTGACCAAGGGATGCGATTAGGAAAGTTGTATTAATCCCAAAAGGGTTTTGTCAAGTTGTCCCACTTGTTTCCttttataagataagaataagATATCCCACTCTCTAATGGACCATTGCCCAACAACTTATTGATTATTTGGTTAAGTTTCTTtgtttattactattatttatttaaaagtagGGTAAAACATACCGATTCATCTTTTCCCCCAAACATCGTCTTAGAATTCAATTAAATGGTTGAACAGAGTTCTTGAAGATCTCACTTCTAAGCAAAGATTTGAACCAAACCATCTTTTGTGCAAAAAAGCTATATCAAAAATTTATCCAACCGATAGATACAAGTATACATTTAAATGAACATTGTAATGATATGCGATTTTGACAACTTCAAGATGTACCACCCGACCATCGGCTACGTTCCAAAAAATAAACTTGAAATAGAAACAACAAATTTACATGAATGCGATGCTAGGATCAGCAATTCAGTACTGATCATTGTTCCATCTACTACCTGTTGTTCTAAGGGCTAAAGAAGGGAATTGAGATTTAGGAACACTGCACGTCTTTTCAACGGTTAGCAGCAGCGCCCGAACGAGTTTTTCTCAATCTTCGAGTTACTTTTGTGGGTTCTTCCATGATGGTGTCTTTTGGGGTTTCATTCTCAATCACTGGAGGTGGTGGCACTGATTCGATGGCCATTGGCTCTACTTCGGATGGTGAAGTGTGGCTGCTGCTGGCTTGTTCAGATGCTGCAGCAACTGCTTTTTGAGCATTCGAAACTTCCATTGAGGTTGATGGTTTTAACCCTTTCGGAGTATTAGGAGGTTCGAGTGAAGTTGATGGTTTCAGACCTTTTGGAATATTAGGAACCTCGACTGCGGTTGGTGGTTTCAGCACTTTCTGAGTATTGGGAACTTCAAATGTGGATTTTAGTTTTGAAACTTGTGATGCACCCGTCTCTTCAGCTACATCTTTTTGTTGTTGGCTTGAAGAGGGAGATGAAGGCGGTTCAATTCGCACTTGATTTGCAGTGCTTGCCGGGCGTTTTGGTGCAACGTTGTCTGTTGGAACTCTTGACCCTTGCTGTCGCTGCAGTTTTAGAGAAATAAGTCGGAGATAAGTGCCATAAATGCCACGATCAGTTTAtgatgtattttaaaaaatcagcCACATGCACTGAATAAACAAATGTCAGATATGCATGTAACGAAAGTGATGCTTTAAAAAAATGAACTGCTTCTCCACTAGATTccgaattaaaagaaaaatatcaagtCAAAGGCATGAATTGCTGAAAAATCATTCGCACATTTCGAAATCTGAGAACAAAATGAGAGAAATCATTACACGTCGTGAAACTTCTAATGCATACAACAGCAATGGTTAAAATAACACACAACAGCATTGCTACAACTTTTTCCACGCCACTTGATGTGATACCATTTCAAAACCAAAAGATAAAGAACATTACGACAATCCCGACTCAACTGAACTTATCTACAAGACTTTAATAAATACCTGAGACTGGCGGGGCCTTGCTGTTGATTGTGCAGCAACGTACTGCAAGATCTCATATATCCTCGTTTGACCATAGCTTGCAGCTCTCTGCCAGTAGATAACAGCAATATCACCAGCTCTCGTCCTTAGTTCCAACAAATTTCGGTCAATGTCTGTCTCATGCTTTGCTACATATGGTCTGAAAAAGGAATCATACACATATGTTGTTCCCTGACAAATGAAAAGTTATTAGAGAGAAAATGGGTGGTTTTAGAAAGAAGGTAGTCCAGTAGGGAGGGGAAGAAAGAGAAAACCCAGTATTCAAGATTCTGATTCCATACCTTTGTTTTAGGGTACCAGAGATATATAAAGAATGCCAGTTTAGCTTCACTATACATAGGAACCCTGCACAAatgaagaataataataatattaacaatTCACAATTCACAAGTAAAGGGCAGCTAACCTAACTATAAGGAATAAACTGAATTCGAGACAAAAcgttttaaaaaggaaaaaacaaaggcaTCCTAACAACATCATCTACATCAACCCCCTACCATGAAATGAATGCATCTCCAATCCTCTCACAAACTGTCAAAACAGCCACTAATATCCTGAAACCAAAAGGAAAGCCAATAAACCTAGATGCTCAAGTTTAAAGAGTAGACAATTGGTGCAAAAGAAATTCTATCATGTACCAGTATTGGCACCAAAAGCGAAGTTGCTCTATCTCTGGCTTGTTCATTTCAACAGTTTTATAGCACTCATAAGCAGGATAAGCATAGCCAAAAATCATCCTGTCAACAGATtgaaaaaatatacattaacACGCAGGGATAGTTTCTATATTATAATTACACAAGCAAATTATCAAGTGGACTTACACAAGTCCTCTGGTAAGAAAGGAGCCAATCATCTTGAATGCCTAACAAAATTTAGACATCAGTTACGGTTAAATTAAAAACATCATAAATAGATATCAAAGAAGCTAACAATGAGAAGATCGTCTAATCTTATAATAAGTAGGAAATCACAACGAGTGACaaggaataaaaaaattgaagagtTACATAAATAACTGCTGTTTGATGCAAAAGGAACAGTTGATGTATGTTCTTCCTCTTCTAATCAATCAACTTAACCAAATTGCAAGAGATAgcacaaaaaaataaaaaaggatgGACAGTACCACAACTTTCCTTAATCAGAAATTCGTAACAATACCAGACACGTTACTGCGCCACACAGTTTTTAACCACATTTCTCGTATCACAGAAACCGGCTAAAATGTGAACAAGCAATCAAAACAAACTATAAATAAAAAACGAGAAGATAAATTGGCCAATACAATGCGTAAAATGCTGTATTCCTTCGCCATTATCAGGCCATTACAAACCAAATGCAGCGATTCTAGGCTTCCACACAATGAAATCGCAACTTAATTTCATCAACGGCGATCGAACAAAAAACTCTAAGAGAAAAGTACTCGAAACAACTTCAAATTTAGGGAATAACAAAACGGCGCGAGCATCTGCCAAACAACCACAAAGAAACCGTATCCAAATTCCAAAGAATAAAGTAAAATCTCCAAACATTATCAGTCTAAGTCCAGCAAGACCAAGAAAAACAAGAACAAGATAACCAGAGAGATCTAATGCACAAAACATGAAGCATCTCAACCGAGCAATCTGAAGACTAAACACCACTGAATGCCAGAAAtgaagaaaaacataaaaaaaaacattaggTTCAAGAAAGGAAATGCGAGAAACAAATATAAGCACCTAATAATTATTACCTTGAGACAAAATCAAGGAATCAACCAAGAGAAGGAAAATCAAAAgtcggaaaagttgggtcggaAGCAGCCGAAAGAGGAGAATCGTAAACTAAGAGTAGAAGATCGAGGGTGGAGAGACAAATCGGCGATCGGCGCCGCCAAAATGCCTCGGCGGACCGTTGGAGAAGCAGAGGAAGATGGAGATAAAGATGGAGAGacgaaagagagagagagagagcgtGTGCAGTCAAAATGAAGGCGTTTGAAATCCTTAAACCAATTGAGGATTTGGGTTGGAACCCCGTTTTTTGAGTTCCATAACAATCCGTATTAAAATAGACGGACACCTTGGAATCTGTGAAATCAAGGACAATAATGGTATACACTTCATCTCTTAATCACCGTCCAATTCGAATCAAACGGCTCTCTTAATACTCCTTCTCTACTATCACGGAACCGGAGCGTATGttcctttttctatttcttttttttattattattattattatttatttaattttcccTCTTTACTTTATGGAAAACGATTTGGTATGATAACTATCCTCTCACCCGCTGGTGATGTAGCAAGCATCAACCTCAATAAAAACCTTACCGTTGGGACGCCGTTTTCACAAATATATCCTAAACGGGATTTTAT encodes:
- the LOC103503883 gene encoding HVA22-like protein i — protein: MIGSFLTRGLVMIFGYAYPAYECYKTVEMNKPEIEQLRFWCQYWILVAVLTVCERIGDAFISWVPMYSEAKLAFFIYLWYPKTKGTTYVYDSFFRPYVAKHETDIDRNLLELRTRAGDIAVIYWQRAASYGQTRIYEILQYVAAQSTARPRQSQRQQGSRVPTDNVAPKRPASTANQVRIEPPSSPSSSQQQKDVAEETGASQVSKLKSTFEVPNTQKVLKPPTAVEVPNIPKGLKPSTSLEPPNTPKGLKPSTSMEVSNAQKAVAAASEQASSSHTSPSEVEPMAIESVPPPPVIENETPKDTIMEEPTKVTRRLRKTRSGAAANR